The Deinococcus aerophilus sequence CCAGTCGATATGGGCCAGCGGATGGCCCAGGAAGAGCCGGTCCCCTGCGTCCAGAGCGTGCGACAGCAAGGCCACATCAAAGACCTCGCGCAGAAGCTGCCCCGGCTGGATCGAGCATCCGGGAAAGATGCCCAGCAGCGCCAGCATCACCCGGCGTTCGTGGTCTGAGCTGCCGATGCGCCGCAGCGCATCCTCCACCGGCAGGATCAGGGCCAGGTCGACGTCCTTGCGCAGCAGCTGGCGTGCGGCAGACACCACCGCGTGTTCGAGCACCCAGCCATCGGGCGTGTGGCGGATGAACCCCCCGTCGGCCAGCTTCGACAGGTGCCCGCGCGTCCAGCCGGGGATCATGCGGGTCATCGTGCCGAGTTCGGTGGCCGGCACTGGACCGTCGGAGGCGGCCAGCGCCATCACCAGCCGCTTCTTGCTGGTGTCCAAGGCGTGGACCCGCGACGCGGCGCTGTCGCGCGCGCCCTTGGGGCCGATGCGCAGGTCGCGCCTTTCGCCAGCGTGCCGCAGGTCCGGGGTGGTCATGCCGTTTGCACCTCCTGAAGCCCCAGCCGCAGCGCCGCGTTCCACAGGGAGGCGTGGTGGGTGCTGCCGAGGCGAGCGAGAACGGAGAGGGTCCGGGGAGCCAGCAGCGCCCCCAGGGTTTGCCGCACCCACAGCGGAGGGTCGCTGTTCAGCGCCGACGTTGTGGGTTCATCGGGGGAAAGCCCATGCTCGGCCAGGTGGTTCAGCAGCTCTGACAGGGCGTCGTCGAGCTGTCCGGTCCTGGCCCAGCGCTTCAGGTGGGTGATCGTTGTCTTGATGCGCGGAACTCCCGGGATGTGGTTCCACTGGTCCTCGGTGGTCCCGGCCGTGGTGCGCCTCAGGAAGCCCTCGAAGACGTCGCGGGGAGCTCGTGCCCGTCCCCCACTCCGCACGGCCCCTGGCGCCCTTGTGAGAAGCGGCGCGAGGCGGTCCCACTGCTCATCGGTGAGCCGCTGGAAGTCGGTGGGCAGCGAGGTGAGCCGGCGCTGGCGGGGACGGCGGGCGAGCTGGTCATGCACCAGGTCCCGCAGCCACGCGGGCGTGGGCCAGGTGGACTCGGGGAGCAGGTCGGTGAAGCGCACCCCCCGGACGCGCAGTTCCGGCAGGAGGCTCACCAGTCCGTCGCGCAGCAACCAGCCGGCCAGGGCCACCACCTGAAAGCGGTCCGCGGGCGGCAGCAACTCCAGCACGGGCCGCGCCCCCGCCGCGCGGACCCCGGGGGGAAGTCCCAGGGGGGCGCGCAGGTCGTCGAAGACACTGGGCGGCACCTTTGGCCGCAGTCCGAGCAGCACATGCGTCAGTGGATGCAGCAAGCCAGTGAGGTCGGCGGCGTTCAGGCTGAGGTCACCCACCCGGGCCTCACCGCTGTGGACCGCGGCATCCATCAGGCACTGCAACCCCAGGACGTGGGTCAACGCCGGCGTCGGCACTACGCCCCCCAGCGGCAGGCGTTCCCAGCAGCGCCAGCAGCGTTCAGGGGTCCACGGCAGTGTCTGGGCGCACTGGGCCTTCTGGAAGTGGGCCCGGGTGACGCTGATGGGCGCCCCACAGTGCCGGCAGTTCTCGACCAGCATGGTGCCGTGGCGTGGACAGGCCACGGTGGTGGCCAGACGCCAGGAGCGCAGGTAGGCGCGCCCTTCCCGCAGGCATGCGGGGCAGGCCGGATGGCCGGCGACGTTCCGGGTGCCCCGATGACGGCCCAGCAGCACCAGCAGCGGGGGGCGGGCCACGTCAGGACGGGCCGTCAGTCGCCGCTTGATGGGGGCCAGGGTCAGGGCTTCTACCTGCCCGAGGCGGCACAGGGTGGCCTGGGCGAGGCCAGCCAGTTGCTCAGGAGTGGCGTTCAGGTCGGGGTCCTGCCGCCAGAAGCCGCGCAACCCCAGGCAGTTGGTCAGCCTTGACGGACGCATCATCTGCTCGGTGGCCAGGCGCGTGACCCATGAGGTCAGCACCTCGTCTTTTGCGGGGCCTGGGCGCAGGCGCAGG is a genomic window containing:
- a CDS encoding DUF2726 domain-containing protein; amino-acid sequence: MTTPDLRHAGERRDLRIGPKGARDSAASRVHALDTSKKRLVMALAASDGPVPATELGTMTRMIPGWTRGHLSKLADGGFIRHTPDGWVLEHAVVSAARQLLRKDVDLALILPVEDALRRIGSSDHERRVMLALLGIFPGCSIQPGQLLREVFDVALLSHALDAGDRLFLGHPLAHIDWTIYSAPTLMPILAVEVDSGWHDTPIQQERDGRKNRICRAGGLPLARVRLPQGVSDRVVEQQFQRALGRLARESRLGERAHFELAEALSRLW
- a CDS encoding TniQ family protein; the protein is MIVLRLRPGPAKDEVLTSWVTRLATEQMMRPSRLTNCLGLRGFWRQDPDLNATPEQLAGLAQATLCRLGQVEALTLAPIKRRLTARPDVARPPLLVLLGRHRGTRNVAGHPACPACLREGRAYLRSWRLATTVACPRHGTMLVENCRHCGAPISVTRAHFQKAQCAQTLPWTPERCWRCWERLPLGGVVPTPALTHVLGLQCLMDAAVHSGEARVGDLSLNAADLTGLLHPLTHVLLGLRPKVPPSVFDDLRAPLGLPPGVRAAGARPVLELLPPADRFQVVALAGWLLRDGLVSLLPELRVRGVRFTDLLPESTWPTPAWLRDLVHDQLARRPRQRRLTSLPTDFQRLTDEQWDRLAPLLTRAPGAVRSGGRARAPRDVFEGFLRRTTAGTTEDQWNHIPGVPRIKTTITHLKRWARTGQLDDALSELLNHLAEHGLSPDEPTTSALNSDPPLWVRQTLGALLAPRTLSVLARLGSTHHASLWNAALRLGLQEVQTA